In a single window of the Plasmodium cynomolgi strain B DNA, chromosome 6, whole genome shotgun sequence genome:
- a CDS encoding bromodomain protein (putative), whose product MLAHSSLPLFSFKENAAGTQGGKVKSENNAIASTPGESNSNVTALRKKYKLQYRPLEEEDPQLWVDAPLIKLKEFERKFPDIALWPRNVTTTPNVEVNHSNDPFNKQWYLLANQIIQSLSKYEGGHIFEKLVDAKKQNCPDYYDVIKNPMSFNCVKTKLKKGQYGLPTEFIKDVQLIFDNCSLYNTSGSLVAITGKNIEAYFNNQLIVTGYNNFVTKANTINERLQKVEDENVKWSAECEQVVKEEQPVEENKEQEPVVPVA is encoded by the exons ATGTTAGCTCATTCttcgcttccccttttttccttcaaagaAAACGCAGCGGGTACCCAAGGAGGGAAGGTGAAAAGTGAAAACAACGCAATTGCCAGCACCCCGGGGGAGTCCAACAGTAAcg TTACCGCCCTGCGAAAGAAGTACAAGCTACAGTACAGACCgctggaggaagaagacccGCAGCTGTGGGTGGATGCACCATTGATAAAGttaaaagaatttgaaaGGAAGTTCCCCGATATAGCTTTATGGCCAAGAAACGTTACCACCACACCAAACGTAGAAGTGAACCACTCAAATGATCCCTTCAACAAACAGTGGTACCTTTTAGCGAATCAAATAATTCAGAGTCTAAGTAAGTACGAAGGAGGACATATCTTCGAAAAGCTAGTagatgcaaaaaaacaaaattgtccAGATTATTACGACGTTATAAAAAATCCCATGTCATTTAATTGtgtaaaaacgaaattgaaaaaagggcaatACGGGTTGCCGACTGAATTTATTAAAGATGTTCAAttaatttttgataattGTAGTTTGTACAACACGTCGGGGTCTCTTGTTGCCATTACGGGAAAGAACATCGAAGCTTATTTTAACAACCAGCTAATAGTGACAGGGtataacaattttgtgaCCAAGGCGAACACAATAAACGAACGTTTGCAAAAAGTGGAAGATGAAAATGTCAAGTGGAGTGCTGAGTGCGAACAGGTGGTTAAGGAAGAACAGCCGGTCGAAGAGAACAAGGAGCAGGAGCCAGTCGTACCGGTCGCTTGA